A window from Nitrospira sp. ND1 encodes these proteins:
- a CDS encoding ShlB/FhaC/HecB family hemolysin secretion/activation protein, protein MAGVKKSVGQEAGMTTSAGAGGAVSGGSSHPRKHWQLLRRWRRTFASVTALLLLGALALPAYSQTGSQLGPLPPKLPQLPVVPPPAQPPAIEVPAPRPPSALDQAAKGPKIMVKDIRLVGNTAFTSQRLSEITTPYTNRELTAEDLESLRLALTSYYVNHGYLTSGAVVPEQDVADGTLTMQIIEGKITQVNVEDTKWFRPSYFQSRVNLAAGPPLHVEALQERLRVIQANPRIERINAELLPGAAIAESTLNMKVKEANPLKAWLEFNNYQSPVVGAEQGFVTLAHQNLLGFGDTLSLQYGRSAGVNPMLNFKYEIPVGPRDTTVALQYRRFDFGVEEAPFDALDIKNKAQIFGLSVRHPVIRTADQELAFSLTGEHARNESTLGGNPFELITGSPNGKFRVTSLRFGQEYARRSADQVISLLSRFSVGVGAMGATANGDPNLPDARFFSWLGEAQWIRQLPLWRTQLVSRGVVQLSNDHLFPLEQIAVGGRYSVRGYREFTLIRDNAAMLSIEARVPVYTTKAGVDSVFLAPFFDLGHGWQTTAQTPGTPPKTLASLGAGVIWNFWRGSHFELYYGKQLKRYDTDRNNLQDHGIHLQLVVEAF, encoded by the coding sequence ATGGCTGGCGTGAAGAAGTCGGTGGGGCAGGAAGCAGGAATGACGACGTCGGCTGGTGCGGGTGGGGCTGTGTCGGGTGGCTCATCCCATCCTCGGAAGCACTGGCAATTGCTACGGCGATGGCGTCGCACATTTGCGAGTGTGACGGCTCTTCTATTGCTTGGCGCGCTGGCATTGCCGGCCTATTCGCAGACCGGCTCGCAACTCGGTCCGTTGCCCCCGAAATTGCCCCAATTGCCTGTCGTCCCGCCTCCCGCGCAGCCTCCCGCTATTGAGGTGCCGGCACCCCGCCCCCCAAGTGCGCTCGATCAGGCGGCGAAGGGGCCCAAGATCATGGTCAAGGATATCCGGCTGGTCGGCAATACCGCCTTTACGTCGCAACGGCTTTCTGAAATCACCACTCCCTACACGAATCGAGAGTTGACGGCGGAAGATTTAGAATCGTTGCGCCTCGCCCTCACCTCTTATTACGTCAACCACGGCTATTTGACCTCCGGTGCGGTGGTGCCAGAGCAGGATGTCGCGGACGGCACCCTGACCATGCAGATCATCGAAGGAAAAATTACGCAGGTCAACGTCGAGGATACCAAGTGGTTCCGGCCCTCCTATTTTCAGAGCCGCGTCAATTTGGCGGCCGGCCCTCCGCTGCATGTGGAAGCGCTCCAGGAACGGTTGCGCGTGATCCAGGCCAACCCCCGCATCGAACGGATCAATGCCGAATTGTTGCCGGGCGCCGCCATTGCAGAAAGTACGCTGAATATGAAAGTGAAGGAAGCCAACCCGCTCAAGGCCTGGTTGGAATTCAACAACTATCAGTCTCCCGTGGTCGGCGCGGAGCAAGGCTTCGTGACGTTGGCGCATCAGAACCTGCTGGGCTTCGGCGATACGCTGAGTTTGCAATACGGGCGGTCGGCCGGGGTGAACCCGATGCTCAACTTTAAATACGAAATTCCGGTAGGCCCGCGTGACACCACCGTCGCGTTGCAATATCGCCGGTTCGATTTCGGGGTTGAGGAAGCGCCGTTCGATGCGTTGGATATCAAGAATAAGGCTCAGATTTTCGGGCTGTCGGTCAGACATCCCGTCATCCGGACGGCCGACCAGGAGCTGGCCTTTTCCCTCACGGGCGAACATGCCCGGAATGAAAGTACGTTGGGCGGGAATCCGTTCGAGCTCATCACCGGGTCGCCGAACGGGAAGTTCCGCGTGACCTCGCTCCGCTTCGGTCAGGAATATGCCCGGCGTTCTGCCGATCAGGTGATTTCTCTGTTATCACGTTTCTCCGTCGGTGTCGGAGCGATGGGGGCGACTGCCAATGGTGATCCGAATCTGCCGGATGCCCGTTTCTTCTCTTGGTTGGGCGAAGCCCAATGGATCCGCCAGCTCCCCTTGTGGCGGACGCAATTGGTGAGTCGAGGCGTGGTGCAATTGTCCAACGACCACCTGTTCCCCCTCGAACAGATTGCGGTCGGTGGCCGGTACAGCGTGCGTGGCTATCGGGAGTTCACGTTGATTCGTGACAATGCCGCCATGTTGTCGATTGAGGCGCGGGTTCCGGTATATACGACGAAGGCCGGTGTGGATTCAGTCTTTCTCGCGCCCTTTTTCGATTTGGGGCATGGCTGGCAAACGACGGCCCAGACGCCCGGTACCCCCCCGAAAACATTGGCGAGTCTGGGTGCCGGCGTCATCTGGAATTTTTGGCGCGGGAGTCATTTCGAACTCTATTATGGAAAACAGTTGAAGCGGTACGATACCGACCGCAACAACCTGCAGGATCACGGCATCCATCTGCAGCTGGTGGTTGAGGCGTTCTAG
- a CDS encoding filamentous hemagglutinin N-terminal domain-containing protein produces MTCRPAGLPLFIHGLLAVLMLLGHTGSIAYGQATNIVATPSGPGGLGTSLSTSGNTTNITGGTRPGSGPNLFHSFNQFSVGTGDVAAFVNPGGVSNVISRVIGGSPSNINGTVQALNANLFFINPSGIVFGPSASLNVSGSAYFSTAQQLRLSDGGIFTANTGLLAFDSTLSVGSPVSFGFFGQGPYGSIVLSSASTVLQTGAVLGLMGGGIQINGSKISAQRVILGSTSSAGEMSVQPFVGNPFSGASGNGQVQALPGTLIVAGGGGVIPASIDVTPNVSVPTGAQVNTTTNPLNQRVTQIQVVGVNLGGLPPLPTANAASVNTANPVEPVAFLNRAAIVLPQEAPAPPAPLLTSRCAARKDGAFSSLVQASRDVTPSQPGASLAAPVVLEEVGSEGEPGTPATQTAQRLGQSTAQLMESWQGC; encoded by the coding sequence ATGACGTGTCGCCCCGCAGGTCTGCCGCTGTTCATTCATGGGTTGCTCGCCGTCCTGATGCTTCTGGGCCATACGGGGTCGATCGCCTACGGACAGGCCACGAACATCGTCGCGACCCCCTCCGGGCCTGGCGGTCTGGGTACATCTCTGAGCACTTCGGGCAATACCACGAACATTACCGGCGGAACCAGACCGGGAAGCGGTCCGAACCTCTTTCACAGCTTCAATCAATTCTCCGTCGGCACGGGGGATGTGGCGGCATTCGTGAATCCCGGCGGCGTGTCCAATGTCATCAGTCGGGTGATCGGAGGATCGCCATCCAACATTAATGGTACGGTTCAGGCGCTCAACGCGAACCTGTTCTTCATCAATCCTTCCGGGATCGTATTCGGCCCCAGCGCTTCACTGAACGTGTCCGGGTCCGCCTACTTCAGCACGGCTCAGCAATTGCGTCTGAGCGATGGCGGAATCTTCACGGCCAACACCGGACTCCTGGCCTTCGACTCGACCTTGTCGGTCGGTTCACCTGTTTCCTTCGGGTTTTTCGGCCAGGGCCCTTACGGTTCGATCGTCTTATCTTCTGCCTCGACAGTGCTCCAGACCGGGGCCGTACTCGGCTTGATGGGGGGCGGGATTCAGATCAACGGATCGAAAATCAGCGCGCAGCGAGTTATTCTAGGGAGTACGAGCTCGGCCGGCGAGATGAGTGTCCAGCCATTTGTCGGCAATCCTTTTTCCGGCGCGTCAGGAAACGGACAGGTTCAAGCCCTTCCCGGGACTCTGATTGTTGCGGGTGGCGGAGGAGTGATTCCCGCCTCTATCGATGTGACTCCGAATGTGAGCGTGCCGACAGGAGCGCAGGTCAACACGACGACGAATCCGTTGAATCAACGTGTGACGCAAATCCAGGTCGTGGGTGTGAATCTTGGCGGGCTTCCGCCTCTTCCTACAGCGAATGCGGCAAGTGTGAATACGGCTAATCCCGTCGAGCCTGTGGCGTTCTTGAATCGCGCAGCCATCGTACTTCCTCAGGAGGCTCCGGCCCCACCAGCCCCCTTATTGACCAGTCGGTGCGCGGCCCGAAAAGACGGTGCATTCAGCAGCCTTGTGCAAGCCTCGCGCGACGTTACGCCGTCGCAACCAGGTGCGTCTCTGGCGGCGCCTGTGGTGCTGGAGGAGGTCGGCAGCGAAGGCGAGCCGGGCACTCCGGCGACACAAACAGCACAGAGACTGGGTCAGTCGACGGCACAACTTATGGAATCATGGCAGGGGTGCTAG
- a CDS encoding CHAT domain-containing protein: protein MPTKRNMVTRRGMKRRHGSAGPSATRALSSPLTMLGVGVLALSGLAWPVSGIAMELFGGSGASSISPSQEMRQGTTQFQQGAFAQAAAHWMNAARGYEESGQAKEQCQALINLAHALQQEGQIRRAQGTLQAALKLSEQNGERGLTATILAQLGNTFHVLGKDEPATEHLTRALTLAREENKPLLVAGVLNDLGNALTARRQFAEAIDVYAESRSLAIETKQPALAATAQINGAMALLQNQQLSEAHRHLDQAWSDVRSLGDGQAKTAGLLNIGLGYQELFAATTAKSGVARKSDAGKGRATEAVASAGLGAGLLRQSSDAFIAAGEVAGRIGDARGQSYAWGYLGGLLEQEHRNPEALEYSRKATFAAQKVNAPESLYRWQWQTARLLRADGKEEEALAAYQRAVTLLKPIHYEYSVGYQGRHHSYYESVAPLFVEYEDVLLRRAAAAKTPDQNEQLLVQVKDTVEVSHAAELQDYFQDDCVTTVASHRGVGTLAPGTAVVYPISFPDRLELLLETANGLKQVRVPVAGERLTKEIRSFRRLIQDSQSQNYLSSAQTLHGWLVAPLQQDLQGAGIHTLVMVADGSLRTIPMGALHDGRHYLVDSLAVAVTPSLALTDLSVAQRRKGSLLSVGLTESVEGLSAPRYAESEVQAIRTLYGGKLLMNKQFSAPSLEEEIKDQGVGIVHVASHTVVGTEARDSFVLAHDGKITMDRLSQLVGLQQYRQQPLDLLTLSSCEIAAEDDRAALGLSGVAVKTGARTALASLWTSDDETTTELVSEFYRQLQDPALSKAVALQRAQQKILSQRGHTHPSFWAAFLLINNWM, encoded by the coding sequence ATGCCTACGAAGCGTAACATGGTCACTCGGCGCGGCATGAAGCGGAGGCATGGATCCGCTGGTCCCTCCGCCACGCGCGCGCTTTCCTCGCCGTTGACGATGCTGGGCGTCGGGGTGCTTGCGTTGAGCGGATTGGCCTGGCCTGTGAGCGGGATCGCGATGGAATTATTTGGCGGTTCGGGTGCGTCGTCGATCTCGCCTTCGCAAGAAATGAGACAGGGGACGACACAGTTTCAGCAGGGTGCGTTTGCCCAGGCCGCCGCGCACTGGATGAATGCTGCGCGCGGGTATGAAGAGAGTGGACAGGCAAAAGAGCAGTGCCAGGCGTTGATCAACCTCGCGCACGCGCTTCAGCAGGAAGGACAGATCCGTCGCGCGCAAGGCACGTTGCAAGCCGCGCTCAAACTCTCGGAACAGAATGGTGAGCGTGGCCTCACGGCGACGATTCTCGCTCAGCTCGGCAACACCTTTCACGTGCTCGGGAAAGACGAACCCGCCACCGAACATTTGACCAGAGCCTTGACGTTGGCACGTGAGGAGAACAAGCCTCTGTTGGTTGCCGGGGTCCTGAACGATCTGGGTAATGCTCTGACGGCCCGTCGGCAGTTTGCCGAAGCGATCGACGTCTATGCGGAAAGCCGGAGCCTTGCCATTGAGACCAAGCAGCCGGCACTGGCGGCTACGGCCCAAATCAACGGCGCGATGGCCTTGCTCCAGAACCAACAACTGAGTGAAGCGCATCGTCATTTGGATCAAGCCTGGTCGGATGTGCGGTCGCTGGGGGATGGTCAGGCGAAGACTGCCGGTCTATTGAATATCGGGCTTGGATACCAGGAATTGTTCGCCGCCACGACTGCGAAATCAGGCGTCGCCAGGAAATCGGATGCGGGGAAGGGCCGCGCGACGGAGGCGGTTGCTTCCGCCGGGCTGGGAGCCGGCCTGTTACGGCAATCGTCCGATGCCTTTATCGCGGCCGGTGAAGTGGCCGGACGCATCGGCGATGCGCGTGGACAATCGTACGCCTGGGGCTATTTGGGTGGATTGCTGGAGCAGGAGCATCGCAATCCCGAGGCGTTGGAGTATTCACGGAAGGCCACCTTCGCAGCTCAAAAGGTGAACGCGCCGGAATCGCTGTACCGTTGGCAATGGCAAACGGCGAGGCTGTTGCGTGCGGACGGCAAAGAAGAAGAAGCACTGGCCGCGTATCAGCGTGCCGTGACGCTGCTGAAGCCGATTCACTACGAATATTCCGTGGGGTATCAGGGACGGCACCACTCGTACTACGAGTCTGTTGCGCCGCTGTTTGTGGAGTATGAAGATGTCTTGTTGCGGAGAGCGGCGGCGGCGAAGACGCCCGACCAGAATGAACAGTTGCTTGTTCAGGTGAAGGATACGGTTGAGGTCTCCCATGCGGCCGAGCTGCAGGATTATTTCCAGGACGATTGTGTGACGACGGTCGCGAGTCATCGAGGCGTCGGCACGTTGGCGCCCGGCACCGCCGTGGTGTATCCGATTTCTTTCCCGGACCGGCTCGAACTGCTCCTGGAAACTGCCAATGGGCTTAAGCAGGTCAGGGTTCCTGTGGCGGGAGAGAGGCTGACGAAGGAAATTCGTTCGTTCAGGCGGCTGATCCAGGATTCCCAATCGCAGAACTACCTGTCTTCCGCGCAGACGTTGCATGGGTGGCTGGTTGCGCCTCTTCAGCAGGATTTGCAGGGAGCCGGGATTCATACGCTCGTGATGGTGGCCGACGGGTCGCTCCGGACTATTCCAATGGGGGCCTTGCATGATGGGCGGCATTATCTCGTGGATTCGCTTGCCGTGGCCGTCACGCCGAGTCTGGCGTTGACCGATCTGAGTGTTGCCCAGCGCCGAAAAGGCAGTCTGCTGTCGGTGGGCCTGACTGAATCGGTCGAGGGCCTGTCTGCTCCGCGGTACGCGGAGTCCGAAGTACAAGCCATCAGAACGCTGTATGGCGGGAAGCTGCTGATGAACAAGCAGTTCTCTGCACCGTCTCTGGAGGAAGAGATCAAGGACCAGGGAGTGGGGATCGTTCATGTGGCGTCCCACACAGTCGTCGGCACCGAGGCCAGAGATTCGTTTGTGCTGGCTCATGACGGCAAGATCACGATGGACCGGTTGTCGCAGCTGGTGGGTCTTCAGCAATACCGGCAGCAGCCCTTGGATCTGTTGACGCTCAGCTCCTGCGAGATTGCTGCCGAGGACGATCGTGCGGCGCTCGGGTTGAGTGGTGTGGCCGTCAAGACAGGGGCGCGGACGGCTTTGGCGAGTTTGTGGACGTCGGATGATGAAACGACCACGGAACTCGTGTCGGAATTCTACAGGCAATTGCAGGATCCCGCGCTGTCAAAGGCCGTTGCGTTGCAACGGGCCCAGCAAAAGATTCTTTCCCAGCGCGGTCACACGCACCCCAGCTTCTGGGCGGCCTTCCTCTTGATCAACAATTGGATGTGA
- a CDS encoding S16 family serine protease, with protein sequence MSSIQRAFRFAVERLAPSVRPTGTLSLYATFSGPLNAEGATAEAALAIGFLALLKGDHLKQDITITGTLEGDGRIGQVAQVAEKTTAAARAGYHVLLVPRGQFYAPRVNRVSLNLESNVLVREVGTIEEAYEIMTGKKL encoded by the coding sequence ATGAGTTCCATTCAGCGGGCCTTTCGCTTTGCCGTCGAACGCCTGGCTCCATCCGTCCGTCCGACCGGAACCTTGTCCCTCTATGCGACATTTTCCGGGCCATTGAACGCGGAGGGAGCGACCGCAGAAGCCGCCCTGGCCATCGGTTTCCTCGCCCTGCTGAAAGGTGACCACCTGAAACAGGACATTACGATCACCGGTACGCTGGAAGGCGATGGCCGGATCGGACAAGTCGCGCAGGTGGCTGAAAAAACGACGGCGGCGGCGAGGGCTGGCTACCACGTACTGCTGGTGCCGCGAGGGCAGTTTTATGCCCCGCGAGTCAATCGAGTCAGCCTGAACCTCGAATCGAATGTGTTGGTGCGTGAAGTGGGGACGATCGAGGAAGCCTACGAAATCATGACCGGGAAAAAGCTCTAG
- a CDS encoding SDR family oxidoreductase translates to MAVQGPIVITGASSGIGAACARYLDALGFTVWAGVRSTQDGEALTRLTSSRLRVLMLDVTDPASIEAARKTLAEATRDTGLAGLVNNAGISVAGPLELLPLSEVRTQFEVNVIGVLAVTQALLPLLRLVRGRIVNISSIAGLAATPFLGAYCSSKFALEAMSDALRLELAPWGISVSLVEPGAIQSQIWQRATMSATRTLGGVEPEALALYAQPLSRMQEVMAAAAARAIPAEVVARVVADALIAARPRARYLVGKDARFRAMLKWILPDRAQDRLLAWFLGLPHRG, encoded by the coding sequence ATGGCCGTGCAGGGACCGATTGTGATCACCGGAGCGTCCTCCGGAATTGGTGCGGCGTGCGCGCGGTATCTCGATGCGTTGGGGTTCACTGTATGGGCGGGTGTCCGGAGCACGCAGGACGGGGAGGCGCTGACACGTCTGACCTCCTCACGACTTCGTGTGTTGATGCTGGACGTGACGGATCCGGCGTCGATCGAGGCGGCCCGCAAGACGTTGGCCGAGGCTACGCGTGACACGGGACTGGCGGGTCTCGTGAACAATGCCGGTATTTCCGTCGCCGGCCCCCTGGAACTCCTGCCTCTCTCAGAGGTGCGAACTCAGTTTGAAGTGAATGTGATCGGCGTCCTTGCGGTGACCCAAGCACTGCTCCCATTGCTGCGGCTGGTGCGCGGGCGGATCGTCAACATCAGTTCGATCGCCGGCCTTGCGGCCACGCCGTTTCTCGGCGCCTACTGCAGCTCGAAGTTTGCGTTGGAGGCGATGAGCGATGCGCTACGGCTCGAATTGGCGCCGTGGGGCATCTCGGTGTCGCTGGTCGAGCCTGGTGCGATCCAGTCGCAGATATGGCAACGGGCTACGATGTCGGCCACGCGCACCCTCGGCGGTGTCGAGCCGGAGGCACTCGCTCTGTATGCTCAGCCGTTGTCCCGGATGCAGGAGGTGATGGCCGCCGCCGCCGCGCGCGCGATTCCGGCCGAGGTGGTGGCACGGGTGGTGGCCGACGCATTGATCGCCGCGCGACCACGTGCGCGTTATCTGGTCGGCAAGGATGCGCGATTCAGAGCCATGCTGAAATGGATCTTGCCCGATCGCGCTCAAGATCGCCTGTTGGCCTGGTTTCTAGGATTGCCCCACCGGGGCTAG
- a CDS encoding NUDIX hydrolase, giving the protein MPEAGLVRSAGGVVFRQQDVLLIRVSDIKGRPVWSFPKGRLDAGETPAQAALREVLEETGWCCRIEADLSTTEYWFQREGRRFRKTVVWFKMSALEEAGVPDGEVEEVQWVDREVALGRLTYPSDVALLSQALSQGPSSR; this is encoded by the coding sequence ATGCCTGAAGCAGGATTGGTGCGATCAGCGGGAGGCGTGGTGTTCCGGCAACAGGATGTGTTGCTGATCCGTGTGTCCGATATCAAGGGGCGTCCCGTCTGGTCGTTCCCCAAGGGCCGGCTCGACGCCGGGGAAACGCCTGCGCAGGCTGCGTTGCGTGAGGTGTTGGAAGAAACCGGATGGTGCTGTCGAATCGAGGCGGACCTCTCCACGACCGAATATTGGTTTCAGCGGGAGGGGCGGCGGTTCCGCAAGACGGTCGTGTGGTTCAAGATGTCGGCGCTTGAAGAGGCGGGAGTCCCCGACGGAGAGGTCGAGGAGGTGCAGTGGGTCGATCGCGAAGTAGCACTCGGCCGTCTGACGTATCCATCGGACGTGGCGTTGTTGTCTCAAGCGCTTTCCCAGGGGCCTTCCTCCCGATAG
- a CDS encoding PAS domain S-box protein gives MYSLARFSLLEMTECSAVLRQLGEQSSSLQDAASRAVDYLFRTLGNPDTGARDCVLVRCFKTVSYNRLNPMTQQRVREQLGGIAPFPDLKCFTLMATAGEEAEWNQVERSHRYRAIPMVSADFVKQFPMFSQLLHQFGLSSSFDVAPEGEWLVDLEEKTYNVFYVPDAVGSPYVPVQEGFVLKYGVKSVLCFGGMLPSRDLFVVVLFSRTPVPRDTAALCKSLALSLKTSLLACDETVPLEAGVDAHSSSAPVFGAPEQGAGLRHQSRLAVAEQLLRVYENAVRTQSAGIAQAKQALWERANALERSEQALSEQTRIVNSVLRSMGDGVVVTDAEGQLVVANPAVESILGFSPFDIPLTAWAERYEFFHADTVTPFGQDEWPLARALRGEKIDWLEVYLRASQGMPGRWISINARPIKDEAGVLSGTVVVFHDITWLKRAQDALFESEYRFRSLVEGARDIIFTLSADITITSLNPAFETVTNWSRSQWMGEPLVALLHPDDAGFCQDVLQAILERGAPLTCSMQISTKQGGYVTGEFVGTPQMRQGRVIGVLGIIRDVTERRRIEDALRVSEERLRSIVQSTKDAIVLVNALMKVAFWNKGAEATFGYSAEEIIGQPVTMIIPERYHEELERNVQRVRLFERVQLTSRTLELFGRRKDGGEFPLELSVTSWKGKSDLFFTIIMRDISERRSAEEELDRLHHHNQVVLNSAGEGIYGIDRDGRLTFVNPAAAKMFGWEAEALIGQPFSTLVHRPDFREGASGERLSPIVETIQGGEIREEADSRFWRRDGTSFPVEYVSTPIRERGDIVGAVVVFKDTTDRKRAEEQLQDSLRRLRKLSGRMEGIREEERGRIARELHDELGVGLTCLKIDLSRLGGLLGERLEPRDRAKVDEKIRGMKEQVDSTITSVQRIVAELRPGVLDDLGLVAAIEWQCRDFQRRTGVACHCTVSHEDLRVDPEHATAVFRICQEALTNVTRHAQATEVHVRLEDQGGGLLLQVSDNGRGIPSDRLADARSFGLLGMRERAGLLGGDVQIETKEGSGTTIALQLPR, from the coding sequence GTGTATAGTCTGGCTCGCTTTTCCCTGTTGGAAATGACCGAATGCTCTGCCGTGTTGCGTCAGCTTGGCGAGCAATCGAGTTCGCTTCAGGATGCCGCATCGCGAGCGGTGGACTATCTGTTCCGCACCCTCGGCAATCCCGACACAGGCGCTCGCGACTGTGTCCTGGTTCGCTGCTTCAAGACCGTTTCCTACAACCGGTTGAATCCGATGACCCAGCAGAGGGTTCGGGAACAGCTCGGGGGCATCGCTCCGTTCCCCGACCTCAAGTGTTTCACGCTCATGGCCACGGCCGGTGAGGAGGCGGAGTGGAATCAAGTCGAGCGTTCCCATCGCTACCGGGCGATTCCGATGGTCAGCGCCGATTTCGTCAAACAGTTTCCGATGTTTTCCCAGCTGTTGCACCAGTTCGGCCTTTCCTCCAGCTTTGATGTGGCTCCGGAGGGGGAGTGGTTAGTGGATCTGGAGGAGAAGACGTACAACGTATTTTATGTGCCGGACGCGGTGGGGAGCCCCTATGTGCCGGTGCAGGAAGGGTTTGTGCTGAAGTACGGGGTGAAATCGGTGTTGTGTTTCGGTGGGATGTTACCGTCCCGAGATCTCTTCGTCGTGGTTTTATTTTCCAGAACACCGGTGCCCCGTGACACGGCAGCCTTGTGCAAGTCGCTCGCCCTCAGCCTGAAAACGTCGTTGCTGGCTTGCGACGAGACCGTTCCCTTGGAGGCCGGTGTCGATGCGCACTCGTCGTCGGCTCCGGTGTTCGGCGCACCGGAGCAAGGGGCCGGCCTCCGGCATCAGTCCCGCTTGGCGGTGGCCGAACAATTGCTACGGGTCTATGAAAATGCGGTCCGGACGCAATCGGCGGGAATTGCGCAGGCGAAACAGGCCCTTTGGGAGCGCGCTAATGCGCTTGAGCGATCTGAACAGGCGTTGAGTGAGCAAACCAGGATCGTGAACTCCGTCCTGCGGAGTATGGGCGACGGGGTTGTGGTGACCGATGCCGAGGGGCAGCTGGTCGTTGCCAATCCGGCGGTGGAAAGTATTCTGGGCTTTTCGCCCTTTGACATTCCTCTGACGGCATGGGCTGAACGGTATGAGTTTTTTCATGCGGACACGGTGACACCGTTCGGGCAGGATGAGTGGCCGCTGGCGCGCGCGCTGCGAGGCGAAAAAATCGACTGGCTCGAAGTCTACCTACGGGCCTCGCAGGGTATGCCGGGCCGCTGGATCAGCATCAATGCCAGGCCGATCAAGGATGAGGCCGGTGTGCTCTCCGGGACCGTGGTGGTGTTTCACGACATTACGTGGCTCAAGCGGGCGCAGGATGCCTTGTTTGAATCGGAATATCGATTCCGGAGTTTGGTGGAAGGGGCGCGCGATATCATCTTCACGCTCTCGGCGGACATCACGATTACCTCGCTCAACCCGGCTTTTGAGACGGTGACCAACTGGTCGCGTTCGCAATGGATGGGGGAGCCGCTCGTTGCCCTGCTGCATCCCGATGACGCGGGTTTCTGTCAGGATGTGTTGCAGGCGATTCTTGAACGCGGGGCGCCGCTGACCTGTTCGATGCAGATCAGCACGAAGCAGGGCGGGTACGTCACTGGAGAGTTTGTCGGGACTCCGCAAATGCGACAGGGCCGTGTCATCGGGGTCTTGGGCATCATTCGTGATGTGACCGAACGCCGCCGGATCGAGGATGCGCTTCGCGTCAGCGAGGAGCGGTTGCGCTCCATTGTGCAGTCGACGAAAGACGCCATCGTATTGGTCAATGCGCTCATGAAAGTGGCGTTCTGGAACAAGGGTGCTGAAGCGACCTTCGGCTATTCGGCCGAGGAAATCATCGGTCAGCCTGTGACGATGATCATCCCCGAGCGGTACCATGAGGAATTGGAACGGAATGTTCAGCGGGTTCGATTGTTTGAACGGGTGCAGCTGACGAGCAGGACGCTGGAACTCTTCGGCCGTCGGAAAGACGGCGGCGAATTTCCCCTCGAGCTGAGTGTGACCTCCTGGAAGGGGAAATCGGATCTCTTTTTTACGATCATCATGCGCGATATCAGTGAGCGGCGATCGGCGGAAGAGGAACTGGATCGCCTGCATCATCACAACCAAGTCGTTCTCAATTCAGCCGGGGAGGGCATTTACGGGATCGATCGGGACGGGCGGCTGACGTTCGTCAATCCGGCGGCGGCGAAAATGTTCGGCTGGGAGGCGGAGGCATTGATCGGCCAGCCCTTTTCTACGTTGGTTCACCGTCCCGACTTCCGTGAGGGAGCTTCCGGTGAACGCCTCAGTCCCATTGTGGAGACCATTCAGGGCGGGGAGATTCGGGAGGAGGCGGACAGCCGGTTCTGGCGAAGAGACGGAACCAGTTTTCCGGTGGAGTATGTGAGTACGCCGATTCGGGAGCGGGGGGACATCGTCGGGGCGGTCGTCGTATTCAAGGATACGACGGATCGGAAAAGGGCTGAGGAGCAGTTGCAGGACTCATTGCGTCGCCTGCGCAAACTGTCGGGGCGGATGGAGGGGATTCGAGAAGAGGAACGCGGGCGAATTGCACGTGAGTTGCATGATGAATTGGGCGTCGGCCTGACCTGTCTGAAGATCGATCTGTCCCGCCTGGGTGGATTGCTGGGGGAGCGGTTGGAGCCCCGGGATCGCGCAAAGGTCGACGAAAAAATTCGAGGCATGAAGGAGCAGGTGGATAGTACCATCACCTCTGTGCAACGTATCGTGGCGGAGTTGCGCCCCGGCGTGCTCGACGATCTTGGCCTGGTCGCGGCCATCGAATGGCAGTGTCGCGATTTCCAACGCCGCACCGGCGTTGCCTGTCACTGCACCGTCAGTCATGAAGATTTGCGGGTGGACCCGGAACATGCCACCGCGGTTTTTCGGATTTGCCAGGAGGCGCTGACCAACGTGACCCGTCATGCTCAGGCCACGGAGGTTCACGTGCGCTTGGAAGACCAGGGCGGGGGGTTGCTGTTACAGGTCAGCGACAACGGTCGTGGCATTCCATCCGATCGCCTTGCGGATGCCAGGTCGTTCGGCCTGCTGGGGATGCGGGAGCGCGCCGGGCTGCTCGGCGGGGATGTACAGATCGAGACGAAGGAGGGCAGCGGGACGACGATCGCGCTGCAGCTGCCTCGGTAA